In the genome of Botrytis cinerea B05.10 chromosome 13, complete sequence, one region contains:
- the Bcrsc9 gene encoding Bcrsc9 has product MAPPRVIHHDTSIVHTPEYEDFIAKLRVYHEKRGTHFDPEPRVGTKTIDLLHLYNTVIERGGYDKVSDEKLAWRKLGSDFNLGANNLPALAFSLKTTYYKYLAAYEISTYHGKVPPPREILEDTTAKGGGLLFRTLDNFRPSIRRETGMLGTENSEASGDDGTPVRDRNGSEETPGSGGRMTRGLRQAPPQRVLFQPDTQPSRQVRQHPSATSHPPPTPQHHLPQHQTPSHSHQHHMPRVGGPYSHNPSSGTENMSLAVTNYEPRLQMPLTLRPIITPGNNPIEFARRQKALKDAAAAAEGAKASAIPRGMMLPGTGFDGPNIYVRCLCSLRSGIKDEQDYALHHLVKISMERGDKYKFEGFPGLAEALIEKMLEVSSLFYDVHWQISYTEDGDMISTTDTINGLEGTPDILEKIKHLAKLPVDDNIQTEEFSDTLLQINEAALTMRNMVMLEENAFYVSELAPLRDFLTIALNLPNSDTVVELKHYALDIAEQLTKYLHFEVGDPLYLSLLAQLDSHDRGAILTSLRAISRISMNLEENNLLNGVPASAVQNIIDWTLLNDEDLAHACLDFLYQYTAVVENVDYLITEVKAEPLVKQLTRLLMHGARIIEKEFNLGTQYRKPAPSEIAPIPQDLLLEIAKFDEPERSSRWLRCLYEEDPDESITQIALWHAYQQQFNYLATQTSKPLLPAADFIKNVSTTFGDKANAQVQNGPVTKFIIKGIRCRSEPVDLQGEAYTKCLWRTHQGKPCGEFYMTPEAGYQHILKTHFGAQLNADNKYVNSASDQQYVCAWDTCSRFRSSPATKLSEAAAHIKVHLPPKRTPASERESQEPSGPPPAKKHKPSYIVQPPRISFKYHFTAVDEHNDAAGIPLSAVLVLRNLARNVSKTGAEEAALKEGEVSWVDRLFKPVEPRLFAIYAHNKILATYMTDLLVAIKDTQG; this is encoded by the exons ATGGCGCCCCCAAGAGTTATTCACCACGACACATCAATCGTTCATACTCCCGAATATGAGGATTTTATCGCAAAACTTAGAGTCTATCATGAAAAGAGAGGCACACATTTCGATCCTGAACCACGAGTTGGAACTAAGACAATTGACCTTTTGCATCTTTACAATACTGTAATTGAGCGCGGCGGCTACGATAAAGTCAGCGATGAAAAGCTTGCCTGGAGAAAGCTTGGTTCGGATTTCAACTTGGGAGCTAATAACTTACCTGCGCTCGCATTCAGTCTCAAGACAACCTATTACAAATACCTCGCCGCATATGAAATCTCAACGTACCATGGCAAGGTACCACCACCTCGTGAAATTCTGGAAGATACAACCGCTAAAGGAGGGGGGCTTCTTTTCCGGACATTGGATAACTTTAGACCCTCGATTCGCAGAGAGACAGGCATGCTTGGTACTGAAAACTCGGAGGCTTCTGGTGACGATGGTACACCGGTGCGCGATAGAAATGGAAGTGAAGAGACACCTGGCTCCGGGGGCAGGATGACTCGAGGCCTACGACAAGCTCCTCCACAGCGGGTGTTGTTCCAACCCGACACTCAACCATCTCGGCAAGTTCGACAACATCCCTCCGCGACTTCCCACCCTCCACCCACCCCACAGCACCACTTACCTCAACATCAAACGCCCTCGCAttcacatcaacatcatatGCCACGAGTTGGTGGTCCCTACTCACATAATCCTTCTTCTGGTACCGAAAACATGTCTCTCGCAGTTACAAACTACGAACCTCGACTCCAGATGCCATTGACCCTGCGTCCTATAATTACACCTGGAAATAACCCTATAGAATTTGCACGACGTCAGAAGGCTTTGAAGGATGCAGCTGCGGCTGCAGAAGGTGCCAAAGCTAGTGCAATTCCAAGGGGGATGATGTTACCCGGCA CTGGTTTTGATGGACCTAACATCTACGTTCGCTGCCTCTGTTCTTTGAGATCAGGCATTAAAGATGAGCAAGACTACGCTCTACACCATCTGGTTAAAATCTCAATGGAACGTGGTgacaaatacaaattcgaaGGATTTCCAGGTCTCGCCGAAGCTCTGATCGAGAAGATGCTCGAAGTCAGTTCATTGTTTTACGATGTTCACTGGCAGATATCCTACACAGAAGATGGCGACATGATCTCTACCACTGACACAATTAACGGTTTGGAAGGCACACCAGACATACTggaaaaaatcaaacatttAGCTAAGCTACCAGTTGATGATAATATTCAAACCGAAGAATTCAGTGATACTCTTCTTCAGATCAACGAGGCAGCATTGACTATGAGAAATATGGTCATGTTAGAGGAAAACGCCTTCTACGTATCTGAACTTGCACCTCTCCGAGATTTTCTCACCATTGCTTTAAACCTCCCCAATTCTGACACTGTTGTAGAGTTAAAACACTACGCTTTAGATATTGCCGAACAACTTACTAAGTATCTCCACTTTGAGGTTGGAGATCCCCTTTACCTTTCACTCCTCGCGCAATTGGATTCACACGACCGAGGCGCTATCTTGACTTCCCTGAGAGCTATCAGCAGGATATCAATGAATCTGGAGGAGAACAATCTCCTTAATGGTGTACCAGCATCCGCTGTACAAAATATCATTGATTGGACCTTGTTAAATGACGAAGACCTTGCCCATGCCTGTTTGGATTTTCTCTATCAATACACAGCGGTTGTTGAGAATGTGGATTACCTTATCACAGAGGTAAAAGCAGAGCCACTGGTCAAACAGTTGACAAGACTCCTTATGCATGGCGCTCGTATCATAGAAAAGGAGTTCAACCTTGGAACTCAGTACAGAAAACCTGCACCTTCAGAGATTGCGCCTATTCCACAAGATTTACTACTCGAAATTGCCAAGTTTGATGAACCCGAGCGCAGTTCACGCTGGCTACGTTGTCTCTATGAAGAAGATCCCGATGAGTCCATCACACAAATTGCCTTGTGGCACGCCTATCAACAacaatttaattatttggCCACGCAAACATCAAAACCACTTCTTCCTGCTGCAGATTTTATCAAGAATGTAAGCACAACCTTTGGCGACAAAGCGAATGCACAAGTTCAAAACGGCCCTGTAACAAAATTCATCATTAAAGGAATTAGATGCCGCAGTGAGCCGGTAGACCTGCAAGGAGAGGCATACACCAAATGCTTGTGGCGCACTCATCAAGGAAAGCCCTGCGGAGAATTCTACATGACTCCTGAAGCAGGTTATCAGCATATTCTCAAAACCCATTTCGGGGCCCAACTTAATGCGGACAACAAATACGTCAATTCGGCCTCGGATCAACAATATGTTTGCGCATGGGATACATGTTCTCGCTTCCGCTCTTCTCCTGCCACTAAGCTCTCAGAAGCCGCTGCTCACATCAAAGTTCATCTCCCTCCTAAGCGCACCCCTGCTAGCGAACGTGAATCCCAAGAACCTTCAGGTCCTCCACCAGCCAAGAAACACAAACCATCATACATTGTCCAGCCACCTCGTATAAGCTTCAAATACCACTTCACAGCTGTTGATGAGCATAATGATGCAGCAGGTATTCCACTCAGTGCAGTACTCGTTCTCCGAAACTTGGCAAGGAATGTCAGTAAGACTGGGGCAGAAGAGGCCGCTCTCAAAGAGGGTGAAGTTTCTTGGGTCGATCGGTTGTTTAAGCCGGTAGAACCGAGATTGTTTGCTATCTATGCGCACAACAAGATTTTG GCCACTTATATGACAGATCTTCTCGTTGCCATCAAGGATACGCAGGGTTGA